One stretch of Chitinophaga pendula DNA includes these proteins:
- a CDS encoding contractile injection system tape measure protein, with translation MNEQHKHIIREFKMDARYLSGNMGYAMQERLSNLFHHHLAAVTERAFNMMTPEDQVYAIGQLEVDLGTVAEEDLEALLPERLLQALQDALKNLLSEKEYASTTQIEAVVASKKTVDRRYELLEYYLLTGAVPWWANASERQHPDTLIRQLLQEDTGRMPAFLLDIAKRSQARKRMVYQFSEETIRDIINLLAPAESAFIFEYSVGIVKVQQKKQVIQTESDELQKAVWLFILRYLAEEHGNEFNRRQFLRSNLTALARHFNTSYQQLLQLFYDGLQNYQHTIAPTGLIYFITQLYKEDNIAGPDKEEDPSSTITDNIDDPVTQWSVLQYYVQHGSLPHWAKHYTRNELKEMADTLASKQIYRLAEWWMSALPYQEWRERMKDIFSATLQRTLLVWAYSDQSALLEYHLEQLQEWYASALVASSQQHKLVQELWDEIAITPQSSPTTWLARHLHNMLRKYPQQTRLAIDKQRQSSPYLVSSEIAQQWSQWVADNMPGEEVNNDLAVNKSPARSGEYIYTGLLKDLLLYQLTTGAIPWWGKQYAHYAIDSLIQQLLEQSPGDVLTIMRYIGNNHTIVSRILSQVRIDTLFKIIAVTDTQAVAARSYEILYNAILNNVSLFRITPAQWKTSLVLAIWQSWLQTGDAPLQAHTILQATLRRLSVEAGIDLPAIYYVWKQALRSIQLQDTLISDYFIWLDKWSKAEELVEEQVRELTRSWEMEILKEPQWLWSMVLSGYTQQQDRRDNAAARPALEWLEYYLLYGQLPSEAGSYSGSVTTWLTGRLLGWLQAFFPGLLRERKMNWNIQPAVPHHLLKLLSVPDTQVKILVESWLSDLLDLSWITLATEEEKNRNERSRLATTVIGAGPNLLRKLRQFDTLNTITEQHDLLAEIKNLLQHFLQTGNGPEGWSTWPLALRNEMLWLALRLWYQQQPSQVQDLLETPGQQLEARLQLFALFTTPGSHNLPAAWLQQLTAYEQVDQLKWWATLQSPAAVKNEQLSDLISLVKETCSKNLQERRRIYSSLLQQHSMIRLLATGLDDVAFHNILSDTDTYGSYNLSAAYTTWHTYFAGIITDSYERERLQILFREYNLGLLNREYHIAGSKEYLQQFLQWLSGREMRTSRYLLDKLLEAYEEGENNDTAAYQASASVTMHKVITAMYSEILAAKRQLIQQDESWQDLHKKSAPQTEITSPAGNKAPEEQTLITGQQPASLDIRDDKLYVNNAGLILLHPFLPFCFTQLGWLHDGQFVDQAAQQRAIHLLQYMACGQEGHAEHLLTLNKIMCNYPLEETLPYEVALTGAEKAMADQLITVVMTNWDKMKNASIDGFRGSFLIRDGALWKEEEDWWLRVEPRGYDILLQSLPWGIGMIRNAWMPNYIYTEWTYN, from the coding sequence ATGAATGAGCAACACAAACATATTATCCGTGAGTTTAAAATGGATGCACGCTACCTGTCAGGTAATATGGGATATGCAATGCAGGAACGACTTAGCAATCTGTTTCATCATCACCTGGCTGCCGTTACAGAAAGGGCGTTTAATATGATGACGCCTGAAGACCAGGTGTACGCCATCGGACAACTGGAGGTCGACCTCGGCACAGTAGCCGAAGAAGACCTGGAAGCGCTGTTGCCGGAAAGATTGCTGCAGGCACTGCAGGACGCACTGAAAAATCTGTTGTCAGAAAAAGAATATGCATCAACCACGCAGATAGAGGCCGTAGTAGCCAGCAAAAAAACAGTCGACAGGAGATACGAACTGCTGGAATATTATCTGCTTACCGGAGCGGTACCCTGGTGGGCTAATGCATCAGAACGGCAACATCCCGATACATTGATCCGGCAATTACTCCAGGAAGATACCGGAAGGATGCCTGCTTTCCTGTTGGATATTGCAAAACGATCACAGGCACGTAAACGAATGGTATACCAGTTCTCCGAAGAAACCATCAGGGATATCATCAACTTGCTGGCACCGGCAGAAAGCGCCTTTATATTTGAATACAGCGTAGGGATCGTAAAAGTGCAGCAAAAGAAACAGGTGATACAAACGGAAAGCGATGAACTGCAGAAAGCTGTATGGCTTTTTATTCTCCGCTATCTCGCAGAAGAACATGGCAACGAATTCAATCGCCGCCAATTTCTCCGAAGTAACCTGACAGCACTGGCCAGGCACTTTAATACTTCTTATCAGCAACTATTGCAATTGTTCTACGACGGATTGCAAAACTATCAACATACCATTGCGCCAACCGGCTTGATCTATTTTATTACACAGCTATATAAAGAAGATAACATCGCCGGTCCGGACAAAGAAGAAGATCCGTCCAGTACCATAACAGACAATATAGACGATCCGGTAACACAGTGGTCAGTACTGCAATACTACGTTCAGCATGGCTCCCTGCCTCATTGGGCAAAGCATTATACACGCAATGAATTAAAAGAGATGGCGGACACCCTTGCCTCAAAACAAATATACCGACTGGCAGAATGGTGGATGTCCGCCCTGCCATACCAGGAGTGGAGAGAACGGATGAAAGATATCTTCTCCGCCACCTTACAGCGTACATTACTGGTCTGGGCTTACAGCGATCAGTCCGCATTGTTGGAATACCACCTGGAACAATTACAGGAATGGTACGCCAGCGCCCTGGTGGCCTCCTCTCAACAACACAAGCTGGTACAAGAGCTGTGGGACGAAATCGCCATTACACCACAGTCATCACCAACTACCTGGCTAGCCCGGCATTTGCATAATATGTTACGCAAGTATCCGCAACAGACACGTCTGGCTATAGACAAACAACGCCAATCATCACCATACCTTGTTTCATCGGAAATAGCGCAACAATGGAGTCAGTGGGTAGCAGATAACATGCCTGGCGAAGAAGTAAATAATGACCTCGCCGTAAACAAGTCCCCAGCACGATCAGGGGAATACATATATACCGGCCTGCTGAAAGACCTGTTATTATACCAGCTGACAACAGGTGCCATACCCTGGTGGGGAAAACAGTATGCACATTACGCGATTGATAGCCTGATCCAACAGCTGCTCGAACAATCCCCCGGAGATGTACTTACCATAATGAGGTATATAGGCAACAACCACACGATCGTATCGCGTATATTATCACAGGTCAGGATAGATACCTTGTTTAAGATCATCGCGGTCACAGATACACAGGCAGTAGCCGCACGCAGTTATGAAATACTATATAACGCTATCCTCAATAATGTATCACTATTCCGGATAACCCCCGCCCAATGGAAAACCTCCCTGGTACTGGCAATATGGCAATCCTGGTTGCAGACCGGAGATGCACCGCTGCAAGCCCATACAATACTACAGGCAACCCTGAGAAGACTATCCGTAGAAGCAGGCATCGATTTACCCGCTATCTACTATGTCTGGAAACAAGCATTGAGAAGTATACAGCTGCAGGATACATTAATAAGTGATTACTTCATATGGCTGGATAAATGGAGCAAAGCAGAAGAACTGGTGGAAGAACAGGTAAGAGAACTTACCAGGAGTTGGGAGATGGAAATACTGAAGGAACCGCAGTGGCTCTGGAGCATGGTATTGTCCGGTTATACACAACAACAGGATAGGAGAGATAATGCAGCGGCCAGGCCCGCATTGGAGTGGCTGGAATACTACCTGCTGTATGGACAACTTCCTTCCGAAGCAGGTTCCTACTCCGGATCAGTTACCACCTGGCTGACAGGTCGGTTGCTGGGCTGGTTACAGGCCTTTTTCCCAGGCCTGCTACGCGAACGGAAAATGAATTGGAATATACAACCCGCCGTACCTCACCACCTGCTGAAATTGTTATCTGTACCAGATACACAGGTAAAGATCCTGGTAGAAAGCTGGCTTTCAGACCTGCTGGATTTATCATGGATAACGCTAGCTACAGAAGAAGAAAAAAATAGAAATGAACGTAGCCGCCTTGCTACAACAGTGATCGGCGCTGGCCCCAATCTGCTGCGTAAGCTCCGGCAATTTGATACCCTCAATACAATAACAGAACAACATGACCTGCTGGCCGAAATAAAAAACCTGCTGCAGCATTTCCTGCAAACAGGCAACGGACCGGAAGGATGGTCAACTTGGCCTTTGGCACTTAGAAATGAAATGCTATGGCTGGCCCTCCGGTTATGGTATCAGCAACAACCATCACAGGTGCAGGACCTGCTCGAAACTCCCGGCCAGCAGCTGGAAGCCAGGTTACAACTATTCGCATTGTTCACAACACCTGGCAGCCACAACCTGCCTGCCGCATGGCTCCAACAACTGACAGCATATGAGCAGGTTGACCAATTGAAATGGTGGGCAACATTGCAATCGCCTGCTGCAGTAAAAAACGAACAGCTCAGTGACCTGATCTCACTCGTAAAGGAAACGTGTAGCAAAAACTTGCAGGAACGACGACGTATCTATAGCAGCTTGTTACAACAACATAGTATGATCCGGCTACTGGCCACCGGATTGGACGACGTGGCATTTCATAATATCCTGTCAGATACGGATACATATGGCAGTTATAACCTGTCAGCCGCTTATACCACCTGGCACACCTATTTCGCCGGCATCATAACAGATAGCTATGAAAGAGAACGCTTGCAGATACTATTCCGTGAATACAATCTTGGACTACTAAATAGGGAATATCATATCGCCGGATCAAAAGAGTATTTACAACAATTCCTGCAATGGTTATCTGGTCGCGAAATGCGGACGAGCCGATATCTCCTGGATAAGCTGCTGGAAGCATATGAAGAGGGCGAAAACAATGATACAGCAGCCTACCAAGCATCCGCATCCGTAACAATGCACAAAGTGATTACAGCGATGTACTCCGAAATACTGGCCGCAAAACGTCAGTTGATACAACAGGACGAGAGCTGGCAAGACCTGCATAAAAAGTCCGCACCGCAAACAGAGATAACATCTCCCGCTGGCAATAAAGCGCCGGAAGAACAGACATTAATCACCGGGCAACAGCCCGCTTCCCTTGATATCAGAGACGATAAACTATATGTCAACAACGCCGGCTTGATCCTCCTGCATCCGTTCCTGCCGTTTTGTTTTACACAACTGGGCTGGCTGCATGACGGACAGTTTGTAGATCAAGCCGCACAGCAACGAGCCATCCATTTGCTGCAGTATATGGCTTGTGGACAAGAAGGCCATGCAGAACATCTGCTCACCCTCAACAAGATCATGTGTAATTATCCACTGGAAGAAACATTACCCTATGAAGTAGCACTCACAGGTGCTGAAAAAGCAATGGCAGACCAACTGATAACAGTAGTGATGACTAACTGGGATAAAATGAAAAACGCTTCTATAGATGGTTTCAGAGGCTCCTTCCTGATACGGGACGGCGCATTATGGAAAGAAGAAGAAGATTGGTGGCTGAGAGTAGAACCCAGGGGATATGACATACTTTTGCAATCATTACCTTGGGGAATAGGCATGATCAGGAATGCCTGGATGCCCAACTACATATATACAGAATGGACATACAATTAA
- a CDS encoding GPW/gp25 family protein, producing MLPEVRSFLGTGWSFPPAFDKTAGTVLMVSDIADIEESIRIILGTIRGERIMQPEFGCNLHKLVFEVADSRLISELNHIIYHALLNYEPRINFINATVEDRTFQQGALYIQLHFTIIATNTRHNMVYPFYLIEGTNLPEEE from the coding sequence ATGCTGCCAGAAGTAAGATCATTCCTCGGAACAGGCTGGAGCTTCCCTCCCGCCTTCGATAAAACAGCGGGTACCGTACTAATGGTATCCGATATAGCAGACATCGAAGAAAGCATCCGTATCATCCTCGGTACCATACGTGGAGAACGTATCATGCAACCCGAATTCGGCTGCAACCTGCATAAACTGGTGTTTGAAGTCGCCGACTCCAGACTCATCAGCGAACTCAATCACATTATCTATCACGCATTACTCAACTATGAACCAAGGATCAACTTCATCAATGCTACCGTAGAAGATCGCACTTTCCAACAGGGTGCCCTATATATACAATTACACTTTACCATCATCGCCACCAATACCCGGCATAACATGGTATACCCATTCTACCTCATAGAAGGAACTAACCTGCCGGAAGAAGAATAA
- a CDS encoding PAAR domain-containing protein, protein MGQPAARLTDMHTCPLVTVLVPHVGGPIAGPGTPTVLIGGLPAACAGDTAVCVGPPDMIVMGSFTVLIGGRPAARMGDLTAHGGTIVLGFPTVLIG, encoded by the coding sequence ATGGGACAACCGGCCGCAAGACTCACTGATATGCATACATGCCCCCTGGTAACCGTACTGGTACCGCATGTAGGTGGCCCCATCGCAGGCCCCGGAACTCCAACCGTGTTGATCGGAGGCCTCCCCGCGGCCTGCGCCGGAGATACCGCCGTATGCGTCGGCCCTCCGGATATGATCGTCATGGGGTCCTTCACCGTATTGATCGGTGGCAGACCAGCCGCCCGCATGGGCGACCTCACCGCTCATGGAGGGACCATCGTCCTCGGATTTCCCACCGTATTAATAGGTTAA
- the vgrG gene encoding type VI secretion system tip protein VgrG, whose product MLASPIDITDPTLRFTVTANGTTMQDLYPVIAITIHHEVNRISYAEILLSDGSVSEDSTASVSQDGVVPDFPASDSEYFIPGAIIKITAGYGNSAEALLFSGIVVKQAIQVMTDGSFRLQVTCKHKAVKLTLGRKDAVFADELDSNIISTLISDAGLSASVKATSGINEITFQKFATDWDFLLARAEFNGYIITQAPEDIVVGPPAVSSSAILRVAFGESIISFHAELNAEKQPPSLSAAAWDPRQQTLVNSQATEPTINKQGNMAMNTLAGTLGQPAQQLTSNTPMLQNELQTWANSTLLRARLQAARGNVSFMGNATVLPNTLIELQGVGTRFSGDAYVSAVTHTLEDGKWTTDVRFGLESKAIYEKEYFSGYPANGQLPAINGLQLATVVAISEDPGAEYRVQVKLASMAEGQTGTWARLANFYATSNAGAFFYPEVGDEVVIGFLESDPRYPIILGCLYSQQKTPPFTPADNMNYTKALVTKAQLKVTFDDEKKVITLITPGNNTIVLSDMDMGIKITDQNGNNITTAASGITITSVANLDIKASGKISVNGDLGITLSSPMDVAISGLNVNNTAQMAFTGSGNLSAQVSASGTTIIQGAIVMIN is encoded by the coding sequence ATGTTAGCATCACCGATAGATATTACAGATCCTACGCTCCGATTCACCGTTACAGCCAATGGGACAACTATGCAGGACCTATACCCGGTCATTGCCATCACCATACACCATGAAGTGAATAGAATATCCTACGCGGAAATACTACTCTCTGATGGCTCCGTATCAGAAGATAGCACCGCCTCCGTTAGCCAGGATGGCGTAGTACCCGACTTCCCTGCCAGCGACAGCGAGTACTTTATACCTGGTGCCATCATAAAGATCACAGCAGGGTATGGTAACTCCGCAGAAGCCCTACTCTTCAGCGGAATAGTAGTGAAACAGGCCATACAGGTCATGACAGATGGCAGCTTCAGATTACAGGTAACCTGCAAACATAAAGCCGTAAAACTGACCCTGGGCCGAAAAGATGCCGTGTTCGCAGACGAACTCGATAGTAACATCATCAGCACCTTGATATCTGACGCCGGACTGTCCGCCTCCGTAAAAGCAACCTCCGGAATAAATGAAATCACCTTCCAGAAATTTGCCACAGACTGGGACTTCCTCCTGGCAAGAGCCGAATTCAATGGTTATATCATTACCCAGGCGCCGGAAGATATCGTGGTCGGTCCCCCGGCAGTGTCCTCCAGCGCCATATTGAGGGTCGCATTCGGAGAATCCATTATCTCCTTTCATGCAGAACTGAATGCCGAAAAACAACCGCCTTCCCTCTCCGCTGCGGCCTGGGATCCCCGCCAACAAACATTGGTCAACTCCCAGGCAACAGAACCTACCATCAACAAACAGGGTAACATGGCAATGAATACGCTGGCAGGTACACTCGGACAACCGGCACAACAGCTCACCTCCAATACTCCCATGTTGCAAAACGAATTGCAGACATGGGCCAATAGTACCCTGCTACGCGCACGCCTGCAGGCTGCCCGCGGAAACGTATCCTTCATGGGAAATGCCACCGTACTACCCAACACCCTCATCGAACTGCAGGGCGTAGGCACCCGCTTCAGCGGCGACGCCTACGTATCAGCAGTCACCCATACACTGGAAGATGGTAAATGGACAACCGACGTCCGATTCGGCCTGGAAAGCAAGGCGATCTATGAAAAAGAATACTTCTCCGGATATCCCGCCAACGGACAACTACCTGCCATCAACGGCCTGCAGCTGGCTACAGTAGTAGCCATCTCAGAAGATCCGGGCGCAGAATACCGCGTTCAGGTGAAATTAGCCTCCATGGCTGAAGGCCAGACAGGCACTTGGGCCAGATTAGCCAACTTTTACGCTACTTCCAACGCCGGCGCTTTCTTCTACCCAGAGGTCGGAGATGAAGTAGTGATAGGTTTCCTCGAAAGCGATCCCAGATACCCCATCATATTGGGATGCCTGTACAGCCAACAGAAAACACCGCCTTTCACACCGGCAGATAATATGAACTATACCAAAGCACTAGTCACTAAAGCCCAACTGAAAGTCACCTTCGACGATGAGAAAAAAGTGATCACCCTGATTACGCCGGGTAATAACACCATCGTACTGAGCGATATGGATATGGGAATTAAGATCACAGATCAGAATGGCAATAATATCACTACAGCGGCTTCCGGTATCACCATCACCAGCGTGGCCAATCTCGATATAAAAGCGTCTGGCAAAATAAGCGTCAACGGCGACCTGGGTATCACCTTGTCATCACCGATGGACGTTGCCATATCCGGACTCAATGTCAATAATACCGCTCAGATGGCCTTTACCGGCAGCGGTAACCTGTCCGCTCAGGTGTCCGCATCAGGTACTACCATCATCCAGGGCGCAATCGTAATGATCAATTAA
- a CDS encoding CIS tube protein, which translates to MTGSGSLQKLEITGYSDPSAESGLVGSIQAVINPKSYSINYTARYKKTGESGASAPTQVFSSMESGSIDLELLVDGTGIVKLDGGTVEAYIEKLKGVVYDYQGTEHRPNYLKISWGGTAPIFIGVCSSIKIEYTLFNPDGSPLRAIVRLSVLESVAFSEKLMKSKKSSPDLTHVRTVKAGDTLPLMAFRIYGHASWYMEVARINGLNSIHDIQPGDEIYFPPLKK; encoded by the coding sequence ATGACAGGCTCAGGTTCATTACAAAAACTCGAAATAACCGGCTATTCCGACCCTTCCGCCGAAAGTGGATTGGTAGGCTCCATCCAGGCCGTGATCAATCCTAAATCGTATAGCATCAATTATACCGCCAGGTATAAAAAGACGGGAGAAAGCGGCGCCAGCGCACCTACACAGGTGTTCTCCAGCATGGAGTCCGGTTCCATCGACCTCGAACTACTGGTAGATGGTACTGGTATTGTCAAACTGGATGGAGGAACCGTAGAAGCCTATATAGAAAAGCTCAAAGGGGTAGTCTATGATTACCAGGGAACAGAACATCGCCCTAACTATCTAAAGATCAGCTGGGGCGGCACTGCACCCATATTCATCGGGGTATGCTCAAGCATCAAAATAGAATATACCTTGTTCAATCCCGATGGATCACCATTGCGTGCGATCGTTAGACTAAGCGTCCTCGAATCAGTGGCCTTCAGCGAAAAACTGATGAAGTCCAAAAAGAGCTCCCCCGACCTGACACATGTCCGCACCGTCAAAGCAGGAGATACACTGCCCCTGATGGCATTCCGCATCTATGGTCACGCTTCCTGGTATATGGAAGTAGCCAGGATCAACGGACTGAACAGCATTCACGATATTCAACCGGGAGACGAGATATATTTTCCTCCGCTAAAGAAATAG
- a CDS encoding DUF5908 family protein translates to MPIEIRELVVKVTVEDKKPQQRESLPPQELDTLKEQIIDECLQKLWKGLNRNMER, encoded by the coding sequence ATGCCGATAGAAATAAGAGAACTGGTGGTAAAGGTCACCGTTGAAGATAAAAAACCACAACAACGCGAATCCCTTCCCCCGCAGGAACTGGATACGTTGAAAGAACAGATCATCGACGAATGCCTGCAGAAATTATGGAAAGGTCTTAACCGCAATATGGAAAGATGA
- a CDS encoding phage tail protein, whose amino-acid sequence MPANQMADYYPPVGFYFKVMVQGFTGDNEGSFQEVSGLSVKMTPLEVTEGGENRFVRRLPTPPKYENLMLKRGMLQGSPLISWAQDTFQLFKFTPKVVTVYLMSPGSTSPISVWQLVNAYPVALNVSPFKAEQNNLVIETLELTYDYFTKTS is encoded by the coding sequence ATGCCGGCAAACCAAATGGCAGATTATTATCCCCCCGTAGGCTTTTACTTTAAAGTCATGGTACAGGGGTTTACCGGCGACAACGAAGGTAGCTTCCAGGAAGTCAGCGGCCTTTCCGTAAAAATGACACCACTTGAAGTAACAGAAGGAGGGGAGAACCGATTCGTCCGTCGCCTCCCCACACCGCCGAAATATGAAAACCTTATGCTCAAAAGAGGCATGCTGCAGGGATCACCGCTCATAAGCTGGGCACAAGACACATTTCAGCTGTTCAAATTCACGCCCAAAGTGGTCACGGTATATCTCATGTCACCGGGTAGCACTTCACCAATATCCGTCTGGCAATTGGTCAACGCCTACCCAGTAGCTCTCAATGTATCACCGTTTAAAGCAGAACAAAACAACTTGGTAATAGAAACATTGGAACTCACCTACGATTACTTTACCAAAACATCCTAA
- a CDS encoding phage tail protein, with the protein MSDNGAAQSAATWPMVKFSFQVKWDDAEIIFQEVSGLTSETQVIEYRGGSSKIYSTVKMPGIQKFNNVTFKKGTFKGDKTLWTKYAGIAMNTYKRSTILISLLDEKNEVAMSWTLKNAFPVKITVTDMKSDANEAAIETMEVAHEGLSMTNPKVSSEG; encoded by the coding sequence ATGTCTGATAATGGTGCAGCACAATCAGCCGCCACCTGGCCAATGGTTAAATTCTCGTTCCAGGTGAAATGGGATGACGCAGAGATCATCTTCCAGGAAGTATCCGGCCTCACTTCCGAAACACAGGTCATCGAATACCGCGGCGGCAGCAGCAAAATATACTCTACCGTTAAAATGCCGGGTATACAGAAATTCAATAACGTCACCTTTAAAAAAGGTACGTTCAAAGGCGATAAGACCTTGTGGACCAAATACGCAGGCATCGCCATGAACACCTACAAAAGATCCACCATACTGATCAGCTTACTCGACGAGAAAAATGAAGTCGCCATGAGCTGGACCCTCAAAAACGCATTCCCCGTTAAGATCACCGTAACAGATATGAAATCAGATGCAAACGAAGCCGCGATCGAAACCATGGAAGTAGCACACGAAGGGTTGTCCATGACCAATCCTAAAGTATCCTCCGAAGGATAA
- a CDS encoding phage tail sheath family protein, translating to MSELMTPGVYIREQNAFPSSIVAVATAVPVFIGYTEKAERFGKSLVNKPTRITSYAEYLENFGAGIKQTFTLADPDPKAKQDTIIVNGKHVVLTPNDKFRAYLYNSIRLFYANGGSICYILSVDTYGDKTAGFDIKAEDFIGSKDKESPLKILEKETEPTLILMPDVTVLDADTVYKTIYPEVLAHCANMMSCFALLDVIEAQPTDTTSTQIQAFRDGIGTSFLNYGAAYYPWLQTGVVQPSEVTFENLDAAIDLTATLPEPAVKSITSKYKEAGKTDKATNKNYHQSLLAASPTYVGIMDQLRAELNKLPPSGAIAGIYTLVDNNKGVWKAPANVSLAMVNKPLINISSEQQETLNIDVISGKSVNVIRPFPGVGTLVWGARTLDGNSQDWRYINVRRTLIMLEQSIKLATRSYVFEPNNASTWVTVQGMIENFLNNLWKGGGLAGAKPEDAYQVQVGLGATMTPQDILDGRMLISVKVALLRPAEFIVITFQQLMQQS from the coding sequence ATGTCAGAACTAATGACCCCCGGGGTGTACATCAGGGAACAAAATGCATTCCCAAGCTCCATCGTCGCGGTGGCTACCGCCGTCCCCGTGTTCATCGGCTACACCGAAAAAGCGGAGCGATTCGGTAAATCTTTGGTCAATAAACCAACCCGGATCACCTCTTACGCAGAGTACCTGGAAAACTTTGGCGCAGGCATCAAACAAACATTCACATTGGCAGACCCCGATCCTAAAGCCAAACAGGATACCATCATCGTAAATGGTAAACATGTGGTACTGACTCCCAATGATAAGTTCCGGGCTTATCTCTATAACAGCATACGCCTATTCTATGCAAATGGTGGTAGCATCTGTTATATCCTCTCCGTAGATACCTATGGAGATAAAACAGCGGGCTTTGATATCAAAGCAGAAGATTTTATAGGAAGCAAAGACAAAGAAAGCCCTCTCAAAATCCTCGAAAAAGAAACAGAACCGACCCTCATCCTAATGCCCGACGTGACCGTATTAGATGCCGATACCGTATACAAAACCATCTATCCAGAAGTACTCGCACATTGTGCCAACATGATGAGCTGCTTCGCCCTCCTGGATGTCATAGAAGCACAGCCAACCGACACCACCAGCACACAGATACAGGCATTCCGTGATGGGATAGGCACCAGCTTCCTCAACTATGGCGCTGCCTACTACCCCTGGCTCCAAACCGGTGTCGTACAGCCGTCAGAAGTAACCTTCGAAAACCTGGACGCCGCTATCGACCTCACCGCCACACTACCCGAGCCCGCTGTTAAAAGCATCACCAGCAAATATAAAGAGGCGGGTAAAACAGATAAAGCAACCAACAAAAACTACCACCAATCCTTACTTGCAGCTAGCCCCACCTATGTGGGTATCATGGACCAGCTAAGGGCCGAACTGAATAAACTTCCCCCCAGCGGCGCCATCGCAGGTATATATACCCTGGTAGACAATAACAAAGGTGTTTGGAAAGCCCCCGCCAACGTATCCCTGGCTATGGTCAACAAACCCCTCATCAACATCTCCAGCGAACAACAGGAAACACTGAACATAGATGTGATCTCCGGAAAATCTGTTAACGTAATCCGGCCCTTCCCCGGCGTAGGCACACTCGTATGGGGCGCCAGAACACTGGATGGTAACAGCCAGGACTGGAGATACATCAACGTGAGAAGAACACTGATCATGCTCGAACAGTCCATTAAACTAGCCACCCGCTCCTACGTGTTCGAACCTAACAACGCGTCCACCTGGGTGACCGTACAGGGCATGATAGAGAACTTCCTCAACAACCTCTGGAAAGGCGGCGGCCTCGCAGGCGCTAAACCGGAAGATGCTTACCAGGTACAGGTAGGACTGGGCGCCACCATGACACCACAGGATATATTAGATGGAAGAATGCTGATATCCGTAAAAGTAGCATTGCTCAGACCTGCAGAATTCATCGTCATCACATTCCAGCAACTGATGCAACAATCTTAA
- a CDS encoding DUF4255 domain-containing protein, whose translation MIYETLSCITEEINNYFKRKLQINEDKVILSGIVNQDGSIAVQGENKIIATLINIERETVVQRPGTAAGRSFGTPVGPPASINLYVMFSAYFSSNNYAEALRFTSFIIAYFQSKPVFDTTNTPGLDTIIGKVIFEMESLAADKLNNVWTTLGAKYMPSVVYKVRMLTFNDAIIREFRPAVADIAADSSATSK comes from the coding sequence ATGATCTATGAAACCTTAAGCTGCATCACAGAAGAGATCAACAACTATTTTAAGAGGAAGTTGCAAATTAATGAGGATAAGGTCATCCTGTCTGGTATCGTGAACCAGGACGGTAGCATCGCTGTACAAGGAGAAAACAAGATCATTGCAACTTTGATCAACATTGAACGCGAGACAGTGGTCCAGAGACCTGGAACCGCCGCAGGTAGAAGCTTTGGTACTCCTGTAGGTCCACCAGCAAGCATCAATTTATATGTCATGTTCTCAGCCTACTTCAGTAGCAATAACTATGCAGAAGCCCTGAGATTCACCTCGTTTATCATCGCTTATTTTCAATCTAAGCCTGTCTTTGACACTACCAATACACCAGGGTTGGATACCATAATAGGAAAAGTAATTTTTGAAATGGAAAGTCTGGCCGCCGATAAGCTCAACAATGTATGGACTACCTTAGGCGCCAAATACATGCCCTCAGTAGTGTACAAAGTCAGAATGCTCACATTTAATGATGCGATCATACGCGAATTCAGACCTGCAGTGGCTGATATCGCCGCCGATAGCAGCGCTACCTCAAAGTAA